GCGTCTTTTCGGTCGCCAGATCGCCGCAGATGTTTTTACTGTCGTGCTGGATGTTTTTCAGCACGTTTTTGTAGAAAAAGTTGGGCACCGGTGGCGCACTGCCCTGCATCACCTTGCTGTTGTTCATCGTACTGTTCTTGTTGTACCGGTTCAGCTCCTGAATGGTGCCGGTCGGCGCCAGGTCGGTCTGAATCGGAATGGTGCGGATCACCGGTGCACCGTCGCCCGGGAGCGAGCTGTCGGCGGTTCGGTTTTCGCCGGCTTCTCCGCCTAGCCGGAACTGCAGCAACGACTCGCTGAGGGCCGCCAGGTGGTCGATCGGTTTGGTAAGGCTAatgcgatggccaccaccgcccggtggcgctCCCGAAGGTGTGGTtgacttgctgctgctgccgctgctactgttgctgacGGTTGATGACGGTGAGGTGCGCTTACTGCTCCCGCCGGTGCTCGAGTAACCGAACGTGGTCTCGAAGCACTtgtaattgttgttgttattgttgttgtggttgctgttgtttgcctTGGTCGTAGTGGACGAGGCGACCGCCGTCATGACCGTCGTTACGGTGCCGATTCCGGGCGTTGACAAGGGTTTCGCCACCGCTCTGCTCGGGCTGGaggccgatccgatcgaggGTGGCTTCGCCTCGAACACTCCGGCCGGACtcgcctggtggtggtgctgctgttgaatgGCCGTGGTGATCGTGGACGAGGAAACGTGCGACTCCAGACTCGAATGGGTGCTGGTGCGTGTGGACGAGAGCTTCTCGCTATCGAAGCTGGACGGGCCGGACGTGGTAACGTACGTCATCTTGCCACTGTCGATACTGGACGGGCCGGAAGCCGGGTGGCGACTAGTATGGTTACCGGCGCGGCCGCCAGTGTGGTGTTCCATCAACTTTGCCGGACCGGGattgctgccaccgccgccaccgtgtaGTAGCTGGTCGGCGGACGTGAGCTGCTTGCTGCGGGACGCTTTGTAGTATGACGACGAACCTCCGGAGCCGCTGCCGGGTGTCGAGTGGATCGATCGCGGCAGACTGCCACAGTAGTACGGGGCGGGGCTCTTACCACGGCGCACCGGCGAACAGTCGCGGGACGAGATGAAGAACGTGGACTCACTGGACAGGTTGCGCCGGTGATGGTGCCGCCTGCGTGGCAGTGACAGCGATCGCTGGCTCACGTCCGAACTGTCGTAGAAGGTGGAGTTGAGCAGACGGCGTGACTTGATTGGAAAGTCCTGCAAGTGGAAAAGACCGGCATCAGTACGCAACTGCGAACCTCACTGAAAACATCGCTAACGTACCAAATAGTCCGTCGTCTGGGTGCCGACACTGTGCAGGTGCGTGGTCTTCGAGTTGAACCACTCCGGCGGCGGGAACTGGGCCGAGTAGGTTTCGATctgcttcgttttgctcttgGAGCGCGTACTGCGGCGGAAGATCCGGGACAGCAGcgactgcgacgacgacgacgcctgTTTCTCTGTACCGGTCGAAGGTGTGGCTGGTTAGAGGCGGTTGGCGGAGTACGTACGAGACACTTACTTGCGTCGAGTGTGGCCGACGTCATCTCgctggtgtcggtggtggcagcgccCGTTGTACCGGTCGCACCTGCCGTACCCGTCACCGTAACCGTTCCGTCCTTCCCGATCGTCTGGGCGTAGTTCTTCGAGAGGCTGCGCGTCGAGGAGGATCGCTGAAGGCGCTTGGAGGAACCGAAGAAGCGCAGGCTGTGGCGCCGCTCGAGCGTTTTGCCGTTGCTCGGGAAGGACGAACTGCGgaacttgctgctgctgctgccgctggtcgGGCGTGCGTACAGGATCTTGTCGTTCGGGTTGCCACCGCAGATTACGTCGGCCAGGTTCGTCTGGATGCACTGGTGCGTCTGGTCGCCAGCTCGCTCGGTCGATATCTCGCCGTACAGGCTGCTGAGCGCTTCGTGGCTGCTCATCAGCAGCGTTTTCGATTCCTTCGTCGCCGGGCCGTTCGATCCCGAGTGGTCCAGGTCTCCCGGGAAGCCCGAGTACTCCAGTGTGCTGTGGGCTTTATTACGCCGTTTCCTGTGGTAGAGAGGAACAAACGGGGTTAGCTGGGAACCGGCCCAGAGTTGAAGCACCGGCTACGGGCCACTTACTCCGGTGTGACGATGAAGTATCCTTTGGACGTTTGGTAGATTTTGATTTCCTGCATCAGCTGGACGAGCGTGTCGTAGATGACCTCAACCGACGGTTGCTGCATGTGAGTGAACCTGCAGGTCCAAAAGAAGGATGGACATGTGAGTGAGACAATCAGTGGGTCCAGCCGGTGGGACCATTACCTGGAGCGCAATCGATTCCGTATGTTCTCGACGGTGGCCGACTGTCCCTGGGACGTTAGCTCCATAATGACATCGCAGAGGGCTTCCGTGAGCGGCGTGAACTGCGTCTGCACGATCGGTGTCACGATGCAGTCGTCGATGTCACCTGTAGGAACACACCCGAGGAGAAGCCCGAGATTAGTATCGTTTCAGGTCGGGATGGAACATTGAAACCCAGAGGCCGGGTTTGGAGTTGGTGCACCGCTGGAGATGTACTTTCCCTTTTCACGGCGGAAAGACCTTCGCCTGTGCCTTAATGGGCCACATGATGGAGCAATTAGTGTATGCGGTGCGTTTGTCCGGACAGCAGCTCCCTGGGCCTTGGCCTTGTCTTGGCTGTCTGGTGTCTAGGCATTGGCGGTGACACAGGGCACGAAATCGGAAGCAAGTTCCCGTAGAAAGTGCGACAAGTGTCTCTGCGGCTTTCGAAATCTGTCCCCCGACTGTCGGTTTGCCTTGTACaatcccggccccggacagttcatcatcattacggCCACAACACGGGAAAACTCCCCAAAAAATGGTGCTCCCATCCATCATCTTGTAACAACTTCATTAGCCTCCCGGGTGCTGCGGCTCTCGGTAGCCCCGTCTCGGAcatgttttcggtggtcgtAAACAAATTTGTcttaacgtttttttttcggtttccgttccgtcccgcGGTTCCGTATGTTTCGGAGGCTCCCCTCCGAATGGGGAAAAATTAGTATACGTCGCGATCGCGGCAGGAGTCGCGAGCACAGCCGCGATCAGCGCAGCTTCCGGGGCCGCTACCGTCGCCCGTTTACCACCGAAGCGAAACGTGATGATCGTGTGCCTTGGCGCGATTTCCGATCACCGTGGAGAAAGGTTAAACGGTCGTGtcggagcggcagcagcagcaggcagagGTTACGGCACCCGGCGGGTGCCCGGTTTCATCGAATTATCCAATTCCGGACGGACCGACGGGCGGTGTGCTAATTTGAATAACCAGAAACGTCTGAAGTCGATTTAATCGGCTCCATCAGGACCCGTGGTCCACCAGATGGCATCCGTGGGTTGGCATCACTCGTGAAGATCTCGTGACCCCTGGTAGACCTCGAGCAGAccccagctgctgctgtcagcGCGAAACCGAGAGTGCATCGGGGCGATTAGATAAGCTCCCGCCCGGTTAGTTCGGATTCCGGAACTGTGATCGGCAGTTCCGTTTATTTGCTTTAATATTATGCTCCTCCTTTTTATGCACCTCTGGCCCGGCCAACGCGGGCAACTTAATTTCATCGGAGAGTGACAGTAGCGCGAGGTGTCAATCGCTGGGTCGGAGAAAATCGGGGAAATGTTCCCCGATACCCGGCGCGATTCGGATGGCAggcaggacacggacacgcactgcgttttgtttgttttaggcCGCTTCAGTTGGTGGCCAACACGCACACGGCCCGCCGGGAGGCTATTAGGGCCAAGGTGTAAGTTCCGCCGGGGTCCGCTGTAAACGTGTAATCCTCATGGCCGATGGCTACCGGAGGCCACTGGACCAGCGCTCCAGCAGAAATGGAAAGTTCACTCATCGTCGCAGTATCAGCAGCTGCATCGATCGGCCATTGATATAGCGTGTGTCGCCGGTGCCGAAAAGATTCGGTTACACGTCCGGCTTGATTGACGCGCGGTGGTTTGACAAAAATCATCGGCGGCCCACCTGGGCCTGGGATGGGGACCCTGTCACTAGCGATTAGGCTGAAAAGTGAACGAGCCCGCCCCGCGCGTTAAACGCTAGATTAGCGCAGGAGAAAGCTGACGGACCGGGTGGGGCCTTTCCGTGAATGAAGTCAATTCTGGCCCGCCCGAGCTAGgcttttggtttcttttggaATCACGCGCATTGTTTATGAACCCTGAGAGTGAGACCTTCACCGTTTAACCTTTATGCGGTACGCCGTTGATTGAAACGTCGAGCAGCCCGTGGAAGAAGCGATGGGCCATAAATATTAATCTTCAATTAAGCGCGTTCCCGCGATCACTTCTAGGCTTGAGTTCTCGGAGcactccggcaccggtgcaGGTGGCCCACCTTGGAGCAAAACGTAGAAGATAAACAAACGGCCTTAAAGCGGCCATATCTattatcaaataatgttgcgCTCGCTTCGTATGCTAATGCGCCCCGGCCATAAAGACCGATTGAGGTGGCCGCCGTAAAAATGCGGCATACCGAGGGGCCTCATAATCTGATACGTACTCTCGTCGAAAGCATATTGGGTTGGGCTGGGGTTGACTGTGATGACACGAGGGATCTACTCCAGGTCCAGGGATGGCCGCACTCACAAGGGGACACTTACCGACGGAACTGATCAGATaggtggccggtggcttgaGGACGCTGCGGGCGTAGGCACTGCGGATGATTTCGAGCGCACACGGCTCGGCCGTTATCAGGAGCATGCCGGGCGCG
The nucleotide sequence above comes from Anopheles bellator chromosome 1, idAnoBellAS_SP24_06.2, whole genome shotgun sequence. Encoded proteins:
- the LOC131207215 gene encoding uncharacterized protein LOC131207215, giving the protein MGTNSPGTPKKCRLILQQCLAIQLTKPGSPPEDFWMYDSGYTIFQNFLSANLQCWWNAPLAAATKVLKYLGHIAPGMLLITAEPCALEIIRSAYARSVLKPPATYLISSVGDIDDCIVTPIVQTQFTPLTEALCDVIMELTSQGQSATVENIRNRLRSRFTHMQQPSVEVIYDTLVQLMQEIKIYQTSKGYFIVTPEKRRNKAHSTLEYSGFPGDLDHSGSNGPATKESKTLLMSSHEALSSLYGEISTERAGDQTHQCIQTNLADVICGGNPNDKILYARPTSGSSSSKFRSSSFPSNGKTLERRHSLRFFGSSKRLQRSSSTRSLSKNYAQTIGKDGTVTVTGTAGATGTTGAATTDTSEMTSATLDAKKQASSSSQSLLSRIFRRSTRSKSKTKQIETYSAQFPPPEWFNSKTTHLHSVGTQTTDYLDFPIKSRRLLNSTFYDSSDVSQRSLSLPRRRHHHRRNLSSESTFFISSRDCSPVRRGKSPAPYYCGSLPRSIHSTPGSGSGGSSSYYKASRSKQLTSADQLLHGGGGGSNPGPAKLMEHHTGGRAGNHTSRHPASGPSSIDSGKMTYVTTSGPSSFDSEKLSSTRTSTHSSLESHVSSSTITTAIQQQHHHQASPAGVFEAKPPSIGSASSPSRAVAKPLSTPGIGTVTTVMTAVASSTTTKANNSNHNNNNNNNYKCFETTFGYSSTGGSSKRTSPSSTVSNSSSGSSSKSTTPSGAPPGGGGHRISLTKPIDHLAALSESLLQFRLGGEAGENRTADSSLPGDGAPVIRTIPIQTDLAPTGTIQELNRYNKNSTMNNSKVMQGSAPPVPNFFYKNVLKNIQHDSKNICGDLATEKTRYDDDWCGGGGGLGAGSNLRRSNSEIKKLNSNVDPPAKQYTGLLGSPKHNGTSYHRQSPQQQQHQQQEQPPAPQQRSGLIVMKKSLSVSSEPNLLANGDTGRSQITILVKEEKNGGCTQGPAGAGRDRAGKPGAELDRRFSFQSRDEAAPELLEEMYEFPSLSDLSFNFTSLAAQKILQGDASLNSIDTLVELNINQEKQQTLMRLKNDACLLAAAHTTASSPSSVGDPGDSGPKVMTDFGMV